A genome region from Hevea brasiliensis isolate MT/VB/25A 57/8 chromosome 9, ASM3005281v1, whole genome shotgun sequence includes the following:
- the LOC110654531 gene encoding ABC transporter G family member 31: MAAASNGTEYLELQIDPARESFARPSNADSVKDDEDDLLWEAISKLPSQKRGNFALLRRSSSGQGGEGSSRTETIDVTKLDRANRELVVKKALATNAQDNQKLLSGIKERLDRVGLEVPKIEVRFEELNIEADVRTGSRALPSLINVVRDTVEDILTTLRVFRPKKHSLTILNYVSGTIKPGRMTLLLGPPGSGKSTLLLALAGKLDKKLKKTGDITYNGEKLEDFYVRRTSAYISQIDKHIAELTVRETLDFAASCQGASEGFAAYMKDLIRLEKERNIRPSPEIDAFMKASSVAGKKHSVSTDYILKVLGLDVCSETVVGSDMLRGVSGGQRKRVTTGEMIVGPRKTLFMDEISTGLDSSTTYQIVKCIGNFVHQMDATVLMALLQPPPETFDLFDDLVLLSEGYMVYQGPRAQVLQFFESLGFRLPPRKGVADFLQEVTSIKDQAQYWADPSKPYVFMPVSEIAEAFDNSRFGRAVKSTLSVPVDKSSYHPSALSKTRYAVSRWELLKACFAREILLIKRHRFLYWFRTCQVFFVGCITCTIFLRTRLHPTNESYGSLYLSCLFFGLVHVMFNGFSELSLLIFRLPVFYKQRDNLFHPGWAWSLASFVLRIPYSAVEAFVWSLVVYYTVGFAPAFGRFLRFMFLLFTVHQMALGLFRMMASITRDMVIANTFGSAALLIVFLLGGFIIPKESIKPWWIWAFWVSPLTYGQRAISVNEFGDERWMKRSAIGNNTIGYNILHEHSLPMNDNWYWISIGVLWLYAVLFNLVVTWALTYLNPLRKAQTVADPVDATEENSARNANQGTQLNGTSAKEDNKKTGMILPFKPLTMTFHNVNYFVDMPKEMCKQGIPEKKLQLLSNVSGVFSPGVLTALVGSSGAGKTTLMDVLAGRKTGGYIEGDIKISGYPKEQRTFARISGYVEQNDIHSPQVTVEESLWFSSSLRLPKEVTKEQRHEFVEEVMRLVELNNLRKALVGLPGTSGLSTEQRKRLTIAVELVANPSIIFMDEPTSGLDARAAAIVMRTVRNTVDTGRTVVCTIHQPSIDIFEAFDELLLMKRGGQVIYGGKLGLHSQIMIDYFQGIAGIPPITDGYNPATWMLEVTTPTVEERICEDFAELYKNSEQYREVEASIMHFSAPPAGSEPLKFVSTYSQDISTQFGICLRKQNLVYWRSPQYNAVRIFFTVLAAFILGSVFWKTGSERDSTQSLFIVMGALYSACLFLGVNNASSVQPIISIERTVFYREKAAGMYSPLAYAAAQGLVEVPYIILQTILYGIITYFMINFERTGGKFFLYLLFMFLTFTYFTFYGMMVVGLTPSQHMAAVVSSAFYSLWNLLSGFLIPMPKIPGWWIWFYYICPVAWTLRGIIISQLGDVESTIVGPGFEGSVKEFLKVNFGFESDMLGVSVVVLVGFCVIFFAIFAFSVKFLNFQRR, from the exons ATGGCAGCAGCTTCCAATGGGACCGAGTACTTGGAGCTCCAGATTGATCCTGCCAGAGAGTCATTTGCTCGTCCATCCAATGCCGATTCTGTCAAGGATGACGAGGACGACTTACTATGGGAAGCCATTTCCAAGTTACCGTCTCAGAAGCGAGGGAATTTCGCATTGTTGCGGCGATCTTCATCGGGCCAAGGAGGAGAAGGTAGTAGTCGAACGGAGACGATTGACGTCACGAAGCTAGATCGAGCCAACAGAGAGCTTGTTGTTAAAAAAGCTTTGGCCACCAATGCCCAGGACAATCAGAAGCTCCTTTCTGGCATCAAAGAGCGTCTTGATAG AGTTGGATTGGAGGTGCCAAAGATCGAAGTAAGGTTTGAGGAATTGAATATAGAGGCGGATGTGAGAACTGGCTCAAGAGCTTTGCCTAGCTTGATTAATGTCGTACGAGACACCGTTGAG gATATACTGACCACTTTGAGAGTATTTCGACCTAAGAAACATTCTTTAACCATTTTGAACTACGTCAGTGGCACTATCAAACCCGGAAG GATGACATTGCTGTTAGGACCACCAGGTTctggaaaatcaacattgcttttaGCTCTTGCTGGAAAACTTGACAAGAAATTAAAG aAAACTGGAGATATCACATACAACGGCGAGAAACTTGAAGATTTTTACGTTAGGAGGACTTCTGCATACATCAGCCAAATAGATAAACACATTGCAGAGCTTACTGTACGAGAAACCCTAGATTTTGCTGCTAGTTGTCAAGGTGCAAGTGAAGGCTTTGCAG CTTACATGAAAGATCTTATCCGTTTGGAGAAGGAAAGGAACATACGCCCAAGTCCAGAGATCGATGCTTTTATGAAG GCATCTTCTGTTGCTGGTAAAAAGCACAGTGTCTCAACAGACTACATTTTAAAAGTGCTTGGTCTCGATGTATGCTCGGAGACAGTAGTAGGCAGTGACATGTTGCGAGGTGTCTCTGGCGGCCAGAGAAAAAGGGTTACTACAG GAGAAATGATTGTGGGGCCAAGAAAGACCTTATTTATGGATGAAATATCCACTGGACTTGATAGTTCAACAACGTACCAAATAGTGAAATGTATAGGGAATTTTGTTCATCAAATGGACGCAACTGTACTAATGGCTCTTCTTCAGCCTCCGCCTGAGACATTCGATCTGTTTGATGATTTGGTGCTATTATCAGAAGGCTACATGGTGTATCAAGGGCCACGAGCTCAAGTTTTACAGTTCTTCGAGTCTCTAGGATTTCGATTACCACCAAGGAAGGGCGTTGCAGATTTTCTTCAAgag GTGACCTCAATAAAGGATCAAGCACAGTACTGGGCTGATCCTTCAAAACCATATGTATTCATGCCTGTTTCAGAAATTGCAGAGGCATTCGATAATTCGAGGTTTGGAAGGGCTGTGAAGTCCACACTTTCTGTTCCAGTTGACAAATCCAGTTATCATCCTTCAGCTTTGTCAAAAACGAGATATGCCGTGTCAAGATGGGAGCTCTTAAAAGCATGCTTTGCTAGAGAAATACTACTGATCAAGCGGCATCGTTTTCTTTATTGGTTTAGGACATGCCAG GTCTTTTTTGTTGGATGCATCACTTGCACTATATTCTTACGGACAAGATTGCATCCCACCAACGAGTCATATGGGAGTCTATATCTTTCTTGCCTCTTTTTTGGGCTGGTGCACGTGATGTTTAATGGGTTTTCCGAACTATCTCTACTGATATTTCGACTCCCAGTCTTCTACAAGCAACGGGATAATCTCTTTCATCCTGGATGGGCATGGTCTCTAGCCAGTTTTGTTCTACGTATACCCTACTCTGCTGTTGAAGCCTTTGTATGGTCTTTGGTTGTATACTACACTGTTGGTTTTGCCCCTGCTTTTGGAAG GTTCTTGCGTTTTATGTTCTTACTCTTTACAGTGCACCAAATGGCATTGGGTCTCTTTCGGATGATGGCTTCGATAACACGAGATATGGTTATTGCCAATACATTTGGGTCAGCTGCTCTGTTGATTGTATTTTTATTGGGTGGATTTATCATTCCTAAAG AATCGATTAAGCCTTGGTGGATTTGGGCTTTTTGGGTGTCACCATTAACCTACGGACAACGAGCAATTTCAGTCAATGAATTTGGTGACGAAAGGTGGATGAAG AGATCTGCAATTGGGAATAATACAATTGGATACAATATTCTCCATGAGCATAGTTTGCCAATGAATGATAATTGGTATTGGATTAGCATCGGTGTTTTATGGCTCTATGCGGTGCTTTTCAACCTCGTTGTGACTTGGGCCTTAACCTATCTTAATC CTCTCCGGAAGGCTCAAACAGTGGCTGATCCAGTTGATGCCACAGAAGAAAATTCTGCTAGAAATGCTAATCAGGGGACTCAGTTGAATGGAACATCTGCTAAGGAGGACAATAAAAAGACGGGCATGATTCTTCCATTTAAACCATTGACAATGACATTCCATAATGTCAATTACTTCGTTGATATGCCAAAG GAAATGTGTAAACAAGGTATACCAGAAAAGAAGTTGCAGCTTTTGTCAAATGTGAGTGGAGTATTTTCACCAGGAGTTCTCACTGCATTGGTTGGGTCAAGTGGAGCAGGAAAAACTACTCTGATGGACGTGCTTGCTGGCCGGAAAACTGGGGGATATATAGAAGGGGATATTAAGATATCAGGTTACCCTAAAGAGCAGCGCACATTTGCTAGAATTTCAGGATATGTTGAACAAAATGATATACATTCTCCTCAGGTTACTGTTGAGGAGTCTCTCTGGTTTTCTTCCAGTCTTCGGCTTCCAAAAGAAGTTACCAAAGAACAAAGACAT GAGTTTGTTGAAGAAGTAATGAGATTGGTAGAACTCAATAATCTACGGAAAGCATTGGTTGGTTTGCCAGGTACTAGTGGCTTATCAACTGAACAGAGAAAGAGATTAACAATTGCAGTTGAGCTTGTTGCAAATCCTTCCATTATTTTTATGGATGAACCAACCTCCGGACTTGACGCACGAGCAGCAGCAATTGTGATGCGAACTGTTCGTAATACCGTTGATACTGGAAGAACAGTGGTTTGCACCATTCATCAGCCAAGTATTGACATTTTTGAAGCATTTGATGAG CTACTTCTCATGAAACGAGGGGGACAGGTTATATATGGAGGAAAGCTTGGCTTGCACTCACAGATTATGATAGACTATTTTCAG GGAATTGCAGGAATCCCTCCTATTACTGATGGCTACAACCCAGCAACTTGGATGCTTGAGGTTACTACTCCTACCGTTGAAGAAAGGATTTGTGAAGATTTTGCTGAGTTATATAAAAATTCTGAGCAATACAG GGAGGTGGAAGCTTCAATTATGCATTTCAGTGCTCCGCCTGCAGGCTCAGAACCATTAAAGTTTGTTTCTACATATTCACAAGATATATCGACTCAGTTTGGGATTTGCCTTAGGAAACAAAATCTTGTATACTGGAGAAGTCCACAATACAATGCCGTGAGGATATTTTTTACTGTATTAGCTGCATTTATATTAGGCTCAGTGTTTTGGAAAACTGGTTCAGAAAG GGACTCTACTCAATCTTTGTTTATTGTCATGGGAGCTCTATACTCTGCCTGTCTGTTTCTTGGGGTCAATAATGCTTCCTCAGTGCAGCCAATAATTTCTATTGAGAGGACGGTGTTCTATAGAGAAAAGGCAGCTGGAATGTACTCTCCATTAGCCTATGCCGCAGCACAG GGTCTTGTGGAAGTACCATACATCATTTTGCAAACAATTTTATATGGAATTATCACATATTTCATGATTAATTTTGAAAGGACGGGCG GCAAATTTTTCCTCTATTTGTTGTTCATGTTCCTTACTTTCACCTACTTCACATTTTATGGAATGATGGTTGTTGGTCTCACGCCTTCTCAACACATGGCCGCTGTCGTCTCCTCAGCATTTtactctttatggaatctcctcTCAGGTTTTCTTATCCCAATGCCT AAAATCCCAGGATGGTGGATCTGGTTCTATTACATCTGCCCCGTTGCATGGACTTTGCGGGGCATTATCATTTCTCAGCTTGGTGATGTGGAGAGCACAATTGTAGGACCAGGTTTTGAAGGCTCTGTCAAAGAGTTTTTGAAAGTTAATTTTGGCTTTGAATCTGATATGCTTGGAGTTTCAGTGGTGGTGCTTGTTGGCTTCTGCGTCATCTTCTTTGCTATCTTTGCATTCTCTGTGAAATTCCTTAACTTCCAGAGAAGATGA
- the LOC110654516 gene encoding (S)-8-oxocitronellyl enol synthase CYC2-like, with amino-acid sequence MAAPTESTQVATRNVAAIFGVTGLVGRELLRRLLSESKWKVYGIARRFESFPTQNLNYHFISCDLLNAQETQKKLSIVQDVSHVFWITWAGQFPLDSGECCEQNLIMMSNALNAILSKTKTLKHVSLQTGMKHYVSLQQTHNLKEEVCFHDEDCPRASEGYNFYYVLEDLIKERLAGKVAWSVIRPGLLMGSSNRTLYNVMGCLCVYGAICKYLNLPFVFGGTREVWEEVCMDGSDARLVAEQHIWAATNDEISSTEGQAFNAINGPCFTWKKIWPVLGKKFEVEVPQDMFLSDFRFATAMSDNKKVWQEIVATEGLVETEMEDLANWEFLDVLFRCPVKLLGSRKKTDQLGFTMRSNTMESILYWIDSMRNDKLIP; translated from the coding sequence ATGGCAGCTCCTACAGAATCAACACAAGTTGCCACTAGAAATGTTGCTGCGATTTTTGGGGTTACTGGGCTTGTTGGAAGAGAGCTGTTGAGACGTCTGCTCTCAGAATCCAAATGGAAAGTTTATGGTATAGCTAGAAGGTTTGAGAGCTTTCCTACCCAAAATCTTAATTATCATTTCATCTCATGCGACTTGCTAAACGCTCAAGAAACCCAAAAGAAGCTCTCTATTGTACAAGATGTCAGTCATGTGTTTTGGATCACTTGGGCAGGCCAATTTCCTCTTGATAGCGGGGAATGTTGCGAGCAGAACCTGATCATGATGTCCAATGCCTTGAATGCTATCCTCTCCAAAACTAAGACATTGAAGCATGTTTCGCTCCAGACGGGAATGAAGCATTATGTGTCACTACaacaaacacataatttgaaagaAGAAGTTTGCTTCCATGACGAGGATTGCCCAAGAGCGAGTGAAGGGTACAACTTCTACTATGTCCTTGAGGACTTGATCAAGGAGAGACTTGCAGGTAAGGTGGCGTGGTCTGTGATAAGGCCTGGCTTGTTAATGGGTAGTTCCAATAGGACTTTGTACAATGTCATGGGTTGTTTGTGCGTTTATGGAGCTATCTGCAAATATTTAAATCTCCCTTTTGTGTTTGGAGGGACAAGGGAGGTTTGGGAGGAGGTATGCATGGATGGGTCTGATGCTAGGTTAGTGGCTGAACAGCACATTTGGGCAGCCACTAATGATGAAATATCTTCCACAGAAGGTCAGGCATTCAATGCGATTAATGGCCCGTGCTTTACCTGGAAGAAAATCTGGCCAGTTCTTGGAAAGAAATTTGAAGTGGAAGTGCCTCAAGACATGTTCTTGAGTGACTTCAGGTTTGCGACGGCAATGAGTGACAACAAGAAAGTGTGGCAAGAGATTGTAGCAACAGAAGGACTAGTAGAGACAGAGATGGAAGATCTGGCCAATTGGGAGTTCTTGGATGTCTTGTTTCGTTGTCCAGTGAAACTGCTGGGGAGCAGAAAGAAAACTGATCAGTTGGGTTTTACCATGAGATCCAACACAATGGAATCAATCTTGTATTGGATTGACTCCATGAGGAATGACAAGTTAATTCCTTAA